GCGCGATCGTGCCACGCCGTTCGCCGGTATTTAGGCGGCGGCCTCCGTCCCTTCGGTCTGCGCCTTCTCCGGCCGATCGATGAGTTGCACCACCGCCATGGGGGCGGTATCACCGGCCCGCAGGCCCACCTTCAGTATGCGCAGATAACCGCCTGGGCGATCTTGATAGCGCACGCCGAGCTCATCGAACAGCTTCCCGACGATCTCGCGATCCCCCAGGCGCGCGAACGCCAGACGCCGGTTCGCAACCGTCGCGCTTTTGCCCAGAGTGATCAACGGTTCCGCGATGCGCCGCAGCTCCTTGGCCTTTGGCAAGGTCGTTATGATCTGCTCGTGCCGAAACAACGACACCGCCATGTTCTTGAACAGCGCCTTGCGATGCGCGCTCGTTACGTTGAACTTCCGTCCGCTATTGCCGTGCCGCATGGCTCAGTCCTCTCTCTCTTACCGGTCCAAACCCTCGCCCGGAACCTTGTTCCGAAGCGACGCCGGCGGCCAGTTCTCCAACTTCATATCCA
The DNA window shown above is from Acidiferrobacter sp. SPIII_3 and carries:
- the rplQ gene encoding 50S ribosomal protein L17; the protein is MRHGNSGRKFNVTSAHRKALFKNMAVSLFRHEQIITTLPKAKELRRIAEPLITLGKSATVANRRLAFARLGDREIVGKLFDELGVRYQDRPGGYLRILKVGLRAGDTAPMAVVQLIDRPEKAQTEGTEAAA